A part of Saccharomyces cerevisiae S288C chromosome XIV, complete sequence genomic DNA contains:
- the RCM1 gene encoding rRNA (cytosine-C5-)-methyltransferase RCM1 (rRNA m5C methyltransferase; methylates cytosine at position 2278 of 25S rRNA while Nop2p methylates cytosine at position 2870; contains seven beta-strand methyltransferase motif; localized to the nucleolus; interacts with Trm112p; homolog of NSUN5A, a human gene which is deleted in Williams-Beuren Syndrome): protein MNFYRDATWVLEDIEKEAAKERISGSMQTLVLKSCKRYKLKSNPKHIYAVLDSCWKYKPYLEKVMKKAHILEDIPKKKGKPLFSRLTLLLLCHDLLLSKQKRIQMGKHPIKDYVLKFKSPLHSEMVKLKLKLKVRELSELVLSEDISNDLPPVRWIRINPLKCHPNGETEPVLAELRKKFTLKVDKWSELVPGSIYYDEFIPNLFGIHPSDKITAHELYKHGKIIIQDRASCFPAHILNPGPSDIVIDSCSAPGNKTTHTASYIYPEPPKDNNTRIYAFEKDPERAKVLQKMIKIAGCSPNISVNVGDFTKLATPEKYKDVTCFIVDPSCSGSGIFGRKFFDSFNRRKIDDKDDDGGIVPDEQEEFIAKEELQTRLAKLSSFQFQMVKHAMSFPAAKKIVYSTCSIHAEENERVVIDLLLDKSVREWGWKVAPKREVIPSWPRRGKVEEFEEVFRDGVTYDPQQLAEGCIRALPKSDGGIGFFAVCFERD from the coding sequence ATGAATTTCTACAGGGATGCAACATGGGTGCTAGAAGATATTGAGAAGGAGGCTGCAAAAGAAAGGATTTCCGGCTCTATGCAGACGCTGGTACTGAAAAGCTGTAAAAGATATAAGCTGAAAAGTAATCCAAAACATATTTATGCAGTTCTCGATTCGTGTTGGAAATATAAACCATATTTGGAGAAAGTGATGAAAAAGGCACACATATTGGAAGATATACCCAAGAAAAAGGGCAAACCACTCTTTTCAAGGCTAACTTTGTTATTGCTTTGCCATGATTTGCTGTTGTCTAAGCagaaaagaattcaaaTGGGCAAACACCCCATCAAAGATTATGTTTTGAAGTTTAAGAGCCCATTGCATAGCGAAATGGTCAAATTGAAACTCAAATTGAAAGTAAGAGAGCTATCTGAGTTGGTATTAAGCGAGGATATTTCCAATGACCTTCCTCCTGTTAGATGGATTAGAATCAATCCATTAAAATGCCATCCAAATGGTGAGACTGAGCCGGTGTTAGCCGAATTGAGGAAGAAGTTTACTTTAAAGGTAGACAAATGGTCTGAACTAGTTCCTGGGTCTATCTATTATGATGAGTTTATTCCAAACTTGTTTGGAATTCATCCGTCTGACAAAATTACAGCACATGAGCTTTATAAGCATGGGAAGATTATCATTCAAGATCGTGCTTCTTGTTTTCCAGCCCACATTTTGAATCCAGGACCAAGTGATATTGTGATAGATTCCTGCTCTGCTCCAGGTAATAAGACTACCCATACGGCCTCTTATATATATCCCGAACCACCGAAGGACAATAATACTCGAATATACGCTTTCGAGAAGGATCCTGAAAGAGCAAAagttttacaaaaaatgATCAAGATAGCTGGCTGTTCTCCCAACATCAGTGTCAATGTAGGTGATTTTACAAAGCTCGCTACTCCTGAAAAATATAAGGACGTTACTTGTTTTATTGTAGATCCGAGCTGCTCCGGTAGCGGTATATTTGGTCGTAAGTTTTTTGACTCATTTAATAGAAGGAAAATTGATGATAAAGATGACGATGGTGGCATTGTGCCGGATGAGCAAGAGGAGTTTATAGCAAAGGAAGAACTACAGACAAGGTTAGCGAAGCTGAGTTCATTTCAGTTCCAGATGGTAAAGCATGCAATGAGTTTCCCAGCggctaaaaaaatagtataCAGCACATGTTCCATTCATGCGGAAGAAAATGAACGAGTCGTCATAGACCTTCTTTTAGATAAGTCAGTTAGAGAATGGGGTTGGAAAGTAGCGCCAAAAAGAGAAGTTATTCCTTCTTGGCCTAGAAGAGGCAAGGTAGAAGAGTTCGAAGAGGTTTTTAGAGATGGAGTCACCTATGACCCTCAACAGCTTGCCGAGGGTTGTATCAGGGCACTACCAAAAAGTGACGGTGGTATTGGTTTCTTTGCTGTCTGTTTTGAAAGAGATTAA
- the SAM50 gene encoding SAM complex subunit SAM50 (Component of the Sorting and Assembly Machinery (SAM) complex; the SAM (or TOB) complex is located in the mitochondrial outer membrane; the complex binds precursors of beta-barrel proteins and facilitates their outer membrane insertion; homologous to bacterial Omp85), whose amino-acid sequence MTSSSGVDNEISLDSPMPIFNESSTLKPIRVAGVVTTGTDHIDPSVLQAYLDDTIMKSITLGQLVKNADVLNKRLCQHHIALNAKQSFHFQGNTYISDEKETHDVVPLMEVVSQLDILPPKTFTAKTGTNFGNDNDAEAYLQFEKLIDKKYLKLPTRVNLEILRGTKIHSSFLFNSYSSLSPQSILNLKVFSQFYNWNTNKGLDIGQRGARLSLRYEPLFLHKLLHNPHSNESPTLFHEWFLETCWRSTKICSQGTSAPYMYSGTMLSQAGDQLRTILGHTFVLDKRDHIMCPTKGSMLKWSNELSPGKHLKTQLELNSVKSWMNDDFITFSTTIKTGYLKNLSSQQSLPVHICDKFQSGGPSDIRGFQTFGLGPRDLYDAVGGDAFVSYGLSVFSRLPWKKVEKSNFRLHWFFNGGKLVNHDNTSLGNCIGQLSKEHSTSTGIGLVLRHPMARFELNFTLPITAHENDLIRKGFQFGLGLAFL is encoded by the coding sequence ATGACCTCATCATCTGGTGTTGATAATGAGATTTCCTTAGACAGCCCGATGCCAATTTTCAATGAGAGTTCTACTTTAAAGCCAATTAGGGTTGCGGGTGTAGTAACAACAGGGACAGATCATATCGACCCTAGCGTACTACAGGCATACTTAGATGATACTATTATGAAATCCATTACTTTGGGGCAGCTAGTGAAAAATGCGGATGTGTTAAATAAGAGATTGTGCCAACACCACATTGCCTTGAACGCCAAACAGTCGTTTCACTTCCAAGGCAATACATATATCTCcgatgaaaaagaaacacaTGATGTGGTGCCTTTGATGGAAGTTGTTTCACAATTAGATATATTACCTCCTAAAACGTTTACAGCGAAGACAGGGACAAATTTTGGGAACGATAATGATGCAGAGGCTTACTtacaatttgaaaaactaatagataaaaaatacttAAAGTTACCTACTAGAGTCAATCTCGAAATTTTGAGAGGTACAAAAATACACTCCTCCTTTCTATTCAATTCTTActcttctctttctccCCAATCAATTCTAAACTTGAAAGTTTTTAGTCAATTTTATAATTGGAACACAAATAAAGGATTAGATATTGGGCAAAGAGGAGCAAGACTATCTTTGAGGTACGAGCCACTGTTCTTACATAAACTATTACACAATCCGCATTCTAATGAAAGTCCCACGTTATTTCATGAGTGGTTTTTAGAGACCTGCTGGAGATCCACTAAGATATGTTCACAAGGCACTAGTGCGCCCTATATGTATTCAGGTACAATGTTATCTCAAGCAGGCGATCAGTTAAGGACAATTTTGGGTCATACATTCGTGCTGGACAAGAGAGATCATATTATGTGCCCTACTAAGGGTTCGATGTTGAAGTGGAGTAATGAACTTTCGCCTGGAAAGCATTTAAAGACCCAATTAGAATTGAACAGTGTAAAAAGTTGGATGAATGACGActttattactttttctaCTACCATTAAAACAGGATATCTAAAGAACTTATCCTCACAACAATCCTTGCCTGTACATATATGTGATAAGTTTCAGAGTGGTGGGCCCAGCGACATTCGGGGGTTTCAAACATTTGGGTTAGGCCCCAGAGATTTATATGATGCAGTAGGTGGTGATGCTTTTGTTTCCTATGGTCTTAGCGTATTTTCTCGATTGCCCTggaaaaaagttgaaaagtCAAACTTTAGGTTACATTGGTTTTTTAATGGGGGTAAATTGGTTAATCATGACAATACGTCGTTGGGTAATTGCATAGGACAGCTTTCAAAGGAACACTCCACATCCACAGGTATTGGTCTTGTACTAAGGCACCCAATGGCAAGATTCGAGCTAAACTTTACTTTGCCTATTACCGCTCACgaaaatgatttgataAGAAAAGGATTCCAGTTTGGTCTTGGTCTGGCATTTTTATAA
- the SSN8 gene encoding cyclin-dependent protein serine/threonine kinase regulator SSN8 (Cyclin-like component of RNA polymerase II holoenzyme; involved in phosphorylation of RNAPII C-terminal domain; forms kinase-cyclin pair in RNAPII holoenzyme with Ssn3p; needed for entry into and execution of meiotic program; involved in glucose repression, telomere maintenance; degraded in response to nitrogen starvation, and also to oxidative stress, but in different cellular compartments, and with different cellular outcomes; 35% identical to human cyclin C), with translation MSGSFWTSTQRHHWQYTKASLAKERQKLWLLECQLFPQGLNIVMDSKQNGIEQSITKNIPITHRDLHYDKDYNLRIYCYFLIMKLGRRLNIRQYALATAHIYLSRFLIKASVREINLYMLVTTCVYLACKVEECPQYIRTLVSEARTLWPEFIPPDPTKVTEFEFYLLEELESYLIVHHPYQSLKQIVQVLKQPPFQITLSSDDLQNCWSLINDSYINDVHLLYPPHIIAVACLFITISIHGKPTKGSSLASAASEAIRDPKNSSSPVQIAFNRFMAESLVDLEEVMDTIQEQITLYDHWDKYHEQWIKFLLHTLYLRPASAI, from the coding sequence ATGTCGGGGAGCTTCTGGACATCTACACAAAGGCATCATTGGCAATATACCAAGGCATCATTGGCTAAAGAGAGGCAGAAGTTATGGCTATTGGAGTGCCAGCTGTTTCCTCAAGGTTTGAATATTGTAATGGATTCGAAGCAAAACGGCATCGAACAATCCATCACAAAGAATATACCAATAACTCACCGAGACTTACACTATGATAAAGATTATAATCTAAGGATCTACTGCTATTTCCTGATAATGAAGCTTGGAAGGAGACTAAATATAAGACAGTATGCACTGGCTACAGCACATATTTATCTATCAAGGTTTTTAATAAAGGCTTCAGTTAGAGAAATAAACCTATATATGCTGGTTACTACGTGTGTATATTTAGCATGCAAAGTTGAAGAATGCCCGCAATATATCAGAACTTTGGTAAGTGAAGCCCGTACCTTATGGCCCGAATTTATTCCTCCTGACCCTACTAAAGTTACTGAGTTTGAGTTCTACTTACTAGAAGAATTGGAAAGTTACTTAATTGTCCACCACCCTTATCAATCCTTAAAGCAAATTGTTCAAGTCTTAAAGCAACCGCCATTTCAAATAACACTATCGTCAGATGATCTACAAAACTGTTGGTCCTTAATCAACGACAGTTATATAAATGATGTTCATTTGCTTTACCCTCCTCATATTATCGCTGTTGCATGTTTATTCATTACGATTTCCATTCATGGGAAACCAACCAAAGGATCATCGTTAGCATCTGCGGCTTCTGAAGCCATCAGAGATCCTAAAAATTCTAGTTCTCCTGTTCAAATAGCTTTTAATCGTTTTATGGCAGAATCTCTTGTAGATCTTGAGGAGGTTATGGATACGATTCAAGAGCAAATTACATTATACGATCATTGGGACAAGTACCACGAACAATGGATAAAGTTTCTGCTACATACTTTGTATCTTAGACCAGCATCTGCAATTTAA
- the FAP1 gene encoding Fap1p (Cytoplasmic RING-finger E3 Ub-ligase and sensor of stalled ribosomes; binds to Fpr1p and Smu2p, and triggers K63-linked polyubiquitination of monoubiquitinated 40S subunit Rps3p, from decoding-defective ribosomes, followed by dissociation of the 80S ribosomes and non-functional rRNA decay (NRD) of 18S rRNA; confers rapamycin resistance by competing with rapamycin for Fpr1p binding; accumulates in the nucleus in rapamycin-treated cells; ortholog of D. melanogaster shuttle craft and human NFX1): MTEHESLGLEQNQDGGDTYRHHNLSDGCISSVEDANEQPSSYEEESDDDMQYYERAIQEISSGDSYVCMICTVEMDYTCQMFACKRCYRVFDYGCIREWALKSTEKTVDRIWKCPNCYYVSKRVPVKNRPTCWCGKVVNPDPNPLDPNSCGQTCNASTCMHGCSKICHLGPHPECTRMVEIMCHCGKHSKSIFCYQSKVMKKNFNCQEVCGLPLSCSIHTCKKKCHPGLCGPCPEMIISKDSPKKQIKCYCGNHTRANIKCSETKFPKSGKSSKDENGNRWIGVFACADNRVVDYSCRKHSFIESCISPPTINGEKACPFLPSSLKTCPCGRTALEELTKPRKHCDDPIPTCDSRCGKPLKCGKHSCPFTCHDKACMEPCLQIDSVKCACEQSTFSVPCGFQGRPRCNIKCESLMSCRRHRCTDRCCSGRPSAIRRKKNLFRTQDLLDESLVEAKHICLKPCNLTLSCGIHKCQRKCHPGKCPPCLESDSNDLVCPCGNTVVPAPVRCGTKLPTCNHPCIKVVRGESTCGHKPMPHTCHSLDVSCPPCTETVFKPCKCGKKTKVRTVCFQTDVSCGIKCGIPLSYCYHTCQKTCHLPGNCQKVCKQTCGQKRLNCNHECPKPCHGKTECPDLPCATLVKIYCKCGRIKKSVTCGAKSDRVSVTESSVLDCNEECEALKRLKELKEAFGIKEETNNFTSNELDALKKLVSVATTFEELQLPFTEAALSVYSKQERWCSQIEAILNKLMDDKTRSSLHFKPMRPPQRHFIRELAKAYGLYSESQDREPMRSVFIKKEDNGASNKPVLSLAEAYPLYESFKQLQKERKAQEFQARTTAKLINFEVQDTEPKVEVAKKNGFLVQNLVAGNTAEDLRRFFEPHLKHTLVVNPQYLILDDGKTALVYPENYETASVNTERDMELLVGHFDFMAKEAFLADSISLCSTEEELERRLDTPVIQEDSPVMDNNT, encoded by the coding sequence ATGACCGAACATGAGTCTTTAGGCCTGGAGCAAAATCAAGACGGCGGTGACACTTATAGACATCACAACCTAAGCGATGGGTGTATTTCGAGTGTTGAAGACGCCAACGAGCAGCCTAGTTCGTATGAAGAGGaaagtgatgatgatatgCAATATTACGAACGTGCGATCCAGGAAATTTCTAGCGGTGACTCATATGTTTGTATGATTTGTACAGTAGAGATGGATTATACGTGCCAAATGTTTGCTTGCAAGAGATGTTATAGAGTGTTTGATTACGGATGCATAAGAGAATGGGCGTTAAAATCAACGGAAAAAACCGTAGATAGAATATGGAAATGTCCAAACTGCTATTATGTTAGCAAAAGAGTTCCGGTAAAAAATCGGCCCACATGTTGGTGCGGTAAAGTTGTTAATCCTGATCCGAATCCGCTGGATCCTAACTCATGTGGACAAACCTGCAATGCTTCTACTTGTATGCATGGTTGTTCCAAAATTTGTCATCTAGGGCCGCATCCAGAGTGTACTAGAATGGTCGAGATTATGTGCCACTGTGGTAAGCATTCGAAAAGTATCTTTTGTTACCAGTCTAAAgttatgaaaaaaaacttcaacTGTCAAGAAGTATGTGGATTGCCTTTATCTTGCTCCATCCACACCtgtaaaaagaaatgccACCCTGGCTTATGTGGGCCATGTCCAGAAATGATAATTAGTAAAGATAGTCCgaaaaagcaaataaaATGCTACTGTGGTAACCACACTCGTGCTAACATAAAGTGTAGTGAAACAAAGTTTCCCAAGTCCGGTAAGTCGTCGAAGGATGAAAATGGGAACAGGTGGATAGGCGTGTTTGCCTGTGCAGATAATAGAGTTGTCGACTACTCATGTCGCAAGCATTCATTCATAGAATCTTGCATAAGCCCACCCACAATTAATGGAGAAAAGGCATGCCCATTTTTGCCTAGctctttgaaaacttgTCCCTGTGGCCGGACAGCCCTAGAGGAACTGACTAAGCCTCGTAAGCATTGTGATGATCCGATACCAACCTGCGACTCAAGATGCGGTAAACCACTAAAATGTGGCAAACATTCGTGCCCCTTCACTTGTCATGATAAAGCCTGTATGGAACCCTGCTTGCAAATTGATAGTGTAAAATGTGCTTGTGAGCAAAGTACATTTTCAGTTCCATGTGGATTTCAAGGAAGGCCTCGCTGCAATATTAAATGCGAATCCCTGATGTCATGCCGTAGACATAGATGCACCGATAGGTGCTGCAGTGGTAGGCCATCGGCGAtaagaaggaagaaaaacttgTTCAGAACGCAAGATTTGTTGGATGAGTCTCTTGTGGAAGCAAAACATATCTGCCTAAAACCGTGTAACTTGACCCTATCATGTGGAATTCATAAATGTCAGAGAAAATGTCACCCAGGAAAGTGTCCGCCCTGTTTAGAGAGTGATTCGAACGATCTGGTCTGCCCATGTGGCAATACAGTTGTTCCTGCACCCGTGCGTTGTGGCACGAAGCTACCTACATGTAATCATCCATGTATTAAAGTTGTGCGTGGCGAATCTACGTGTGGTCATAAACCAATGCCACATACCTGTCATTCCTTGGATGTGTCGTGCCCGCCATGTACGGAAACCGTATTTAAACCTTGTAAATGTGGGAAGAAAACTAAAGTGAGAACGGTTTGTTTTCAAACAGACGTATCATGTGGAATAAAATGTGGGATACCACTCTCTTACTGTTATCATACCTGCCAAAAAACATGTCATTTACCAGGAAATTGCCAAAAGGTGTGTAAACAGACCTGTGGGCAAAAAAGGCTCAATTGTAATCATGAATGTCCTAAACCGTGCCATGGTAAGACAGAGTGTCCCGATTTACCTTGTGCCACGCTAGTGAAAATTTATTGTAAATGTGGAAggatcaaaaaaagtgttACTTGTGGCGCAAAAAGTGATAGAGTAAGTGTAACTGAATCTTCCGTGCTGGATTGCAATGAAGAATGTGAAGCTTTGAAACGACTAAAGGAATTGAAGGAGGCATTTGGAATTAAGGAAGAAACCAATAATTTTACAAGTAATGAACTAGATGCGTTAAAAAAACTGGTCTCTGTTGCTACAACATTTGAAGAACTGCAGTTACCGTTTACAGAGGCAGCATTATCAGTATATTCAAAGCAAGAAAGATGGTGTTCACAAATTGAAGCTATTCTTAATAAATTAATGGACGATAAAACACGTTCAAGCTTGCATTTCAAACCTATGAGGCCTCCTCAACGCCACTTCATCCGTGAACTAGCCAAAGCTTACGGCCTATATTCCGAGTCTCAGGACAGAGAGCCCATGAGATCTGTATTTATtaagaaagaagataatggCGCAAGCAATAAACCAGTCTTATCATTAGCAGAAGCTTACCCACTATATGAATCATTTAAACAATTGCAGAAGGAAAGGAAAGCACAAGAATTTCAAGCTCGCACCACAGCTAAACTAATCAACTTCGAGGTTCAAGATACGGAACCTAAAGTAGAGGTGGCTAAGAAAAATGGTTTTTTGGTTCAAAATTTGGTTGCTGGAAATACTGCCGAAGATCTAAGGagattttttgaaccaCATCTCAAGCATACGTTAGTAGTGAATCCTCAATACCTAATCCTTGATGATGGCAAAACAGCACTAGTGTATCCTGAAAATTACGAAACAGCATCCGTGAATACCGAACGTGACATGGAGCTTTTGGTTGGACACTTCGATTTTATGGCCAAAGAGGCATTTTTGGCCGATTCCATTTCGTTGTGTTCaactgaagaagaacttgAAAGAAGGTTGGATACGCCCGTAATTCAAGAGGATAGTCCTGTAATGGATAATAATACATGA
- the KSH1 gene encoding Ksh1p (Essential protein suggested to function early in the secretory pathway; inviability is suppressed by overexpression of Golgi protein Tvp23p; SWAT-GFP and mCherry fusion proteins localize to the endoplasmic reticulum and cytosol respectively; ortholog of human Kish) yields the protein MSALFNFRSLLQVILLLICSCSYVHGQWPSLLDRYKNHEVLGAFWKMARVGERASPYVSLACILMAISQFNS from the coding sequence ATGTCTGCATTATTTAATTTTCGTTCTCTTCTGCAAGTGATATTGTTACTGATTTGTTCATGTTCTTATGTTCATGGGCAGTGGCCGTCTCTCCTAGATCGTTACAAAAATCATGAGGTTTTGGGGGCCTTCTGGAAAATGGCACGTGTTGGTGAAAGGGCCAGTCCATATGTTAGTTTAGCATGTATTTTGATGGCCATCAGTCAATTTAACAGCTGA
- the EFM6 gene encoding putative protein-lysine N-methyltransferase (Putative S-adenosylmethionine-dependent lysine methyltransferase; responsible for modifying Lys-390 in translational elongation factor EF-1 alpha (eEF1A); has seven beta-strand methyltransferase motif; green fluorescent protein (GFP)-fusion protein localizes to the cytoplasm), giving the protein MESIFGGFGDLVVPRPKEHLGQTDLSFGGKLLPALKICEDGGESGCGGKVWIAGELLCEYILEKSVDHLLSKTVNGTKQFKKVLELGSGTGLVGLCVGLLEKNTFHDGTKVYVTDIDKLIPLLKRNIELDEVQYEVLARELWWGEPLSADFSPQEGAMQANNVDLVLAADCVYLEEAFPLLEKTLLDLTHCINPPVILMAYKKRRKADKHFFNKIKRNFDVLEITDFSKFEHYLKERTHLFQLIRK; this is encoded by the coding sequence ATGGAGAGTATATTTGGTGGGTTTGGAGATCTAGTTGTTCCTAGGCCAAAGGAGCATCTCGGTCAAACAGACCTTTCCTTCGGTGGAAAATTATTGCCTGCATTGAAAATTTGTGAAGATGGCGGTGAAAGTGGTTGTGGCGGTAAAGTCTGGATCGCTGGCGAACTGTTGTGCGAGTACATACTCGAGAAATCAGTTGACCATCTGCTAAGTAAGACGGTCAATGGTACGAAACAATTTAAAAAAGTCTTAGAATTGGGTAGTGGTACAGGTTTAGTTGGATTGTGCGTGGGGttgttggaaaaaaacACATTCCACGATGGCACTAAAGTATATGTTACGGACATTGACAAGTTGATACcactattgaaaagaaatatagaACTGGACGAAGTTCAGTATGAAGTTCTTGCGAGGGAACTTTGGTGGGGTGAGCCGCTGTCGGCAGATTTCTCACCTCAAGAAGGTGCTATGCAAGCAAATAACGTTGATCTAGTTTTGGCAGCTGATTGTGTGTATCTCGAGGAAGCTTTTCCATTACTAGAAAAAACACTACTTGATCTCACTCACTGCATAAACCCACCTGTAATCTTGATGGCTTacaagaagagaagaaaagctgataaacattttttcaacaagattaaaagaaattttgacGTTCTTGAAATTACAGATTTTAGTAAATTTGAACATTATCTTAAGGAAAGAACCCACTTGTTTCAGCTTATCAGGAAGTAA